A DNA window from Paraclostridium bifermentans contains the following coding sequences:
- the galU gene encoding UTP--glucose-1-phosphate uridylyltransferase GalU, with translation MKKTVKKAIIPAAGLGTRFLPATKSQPKEMLPIVDKPTLQYIIEEAINSGIEEILIITGRNKKSIEDHFDKSVELELELKQKGKTEMLEMIQEISNMVNIHYIRQKEPKGLGHAIHCAKSFIGDEPFAVLLGDDIVDSDIPCLKQLIDTYDEYKTSILGVQEVAKEDANKYGILNCKYIEDRVYKVKDMIEKPNVEEAPSNIAILGRYIITPAIFEILENQAPGKGGEIQLTDALKTLAQHEAIYAYNFEGRRYDVGDKLGFLEATIDFALKKENLRDGLMNYMKNIVESNI, from the coding sequence ATGAAAAAAACTGTAAAAAAAGCAATAATACCAGCTGCTGGATTAGGAACAAGGTTTTTGCCGGCTACAAAGTCTCAGCCAAAGGAAATGCTTCCGATAGTAGATAAGCCAACGCTACAATATATAATAGAAGAAGCTATAAACTCAGGTATAGAAGAAATACTTATAATAACAGGAAGAAATAAGAAATCAATAGAAGATCATTTTGATAAGTCTGTAGAACTAGAATTAGAACTTAAACAAAAAGGAAAAACTGAAATGTTAGAAATGATTCAAGAAATATCTAACATGGTAAATATACATTATATAAGACAAAAAGAGCCGAAAGGATTAGGTCATGCTATACATTGTGCTAAAAGTTTTATAGGAGATGAACCATTTGCAGTACTTTTAGGAGATGACATAGTAGATTCTGATATTCCGTGTCTTAAGCAATTAATAGATACTTATGATGAATATAAGACAAGCATTCTCGGTGTTCAAGAAGTTGCTAAAGAAGATGCAAATAAATATGGAATATTAAACTGTAAATATATAGAAGATAGAGTATATAAAGTGAAAGATATGATTGAAAAACCAAATGTAGAAGAAGCTCCTTCTAATATAGCTATATTAGGAAGATATATAATAACTCCTGCTATATTTGAAATTTTAGAAAATCAAGCTCCTGGTAAAGGAGGAGAAATTCAACTTACAGACGCTTTAAAAACTCTAGCTCAGCATGAAGCCATATATGCATATAACTTTGAGGGAAGAAGATATGATGTAGGAGATAAGCTAGGATTTTTAGAAGCGACTATAGATTTTGCATTAAAAAAAGAAAATTTAAGAGATGGATTAATGAATTATATGAAAAATATAGTTGAATCAAATATATAA
- a CDS encoding polysaccharide deacetylase family protein has translation MKKILYTIIAIAILLLGCYFVTSRNHVEVPILMYHHFDTDEKNINDVTVKKSEFEKQIKYLKDSGYTAITLQDLVDFTEKKKSLPKKPILIAADDGYKSNYEIMYPIIKKYGMKATIFVIGERIDDADKPSNAIPKFNWKEAKEMYDSGIIDFECHTYNSHEKGKTVDGDRGIFSSPLVNESKDEFENRINEDINKNISVIQENLGYKPIGFAYPFGDYSSASEKVLKKNGIKFTFLAEGGKEKNVGKSYLLKRIPINGNDNINDFQKKVN, from the coding sequence ATGAAAAAAATATTATATACTATAATAGCGATAGCAATTCTTTTATTAGGATGCTATTTTGTGACTAGTAGAAATCATGTAGAAGTACCTATACTTATGTATCACCACTTTGATACTGATGAAAAGAATATAAATGACGTAACGGTTAAAAAATCAGAATTTGAAAAGCAAATAAAGTATTTAAAAGATAGTGGATATACAGCTATAACTTTGCAAGATTTAGTTGATTTTACAGAGAAAAAAAAGAGTTTGCCAAAAAAACCTATACTTATAGCTGCAGACGATGGTTATAAAAGTAATTATGAAATAATGTATCCAATAATTAAAAAATATGGGATGAAGGCAACCATATTTGTAATAGGAGAAAGAATAGATGATGCGGATAAACCATCGAATGCAATTCCTAAATTTAATTGGAAAGAAGCAAAAGAGATGTATGATAGCGGAATAATAGATTTTGAATGTCATACATATAACAGTCATGAAAAAGGAAAAACAGTAGATGGAGATAGAGGTATTTTTTCAAGTCCTTTAGTTAATGAAAGTAAAGATGAATTTGAAAATCGAATAAATGAAGACATAAATAAAAATATATCTGTAATTCAAGAAAATCTAGGATATAAACCTATTGGATTTGCGTATCCATTTGGAGACTATAGCTCAGCATCTGAAAAAGTATTGAAAAAAAATGGAATAAAATTTACTTTTTTAGCAGAAGGTGGGAAGGAAAAAAACGTTGGAAAATCGTATTTATTAAAAAGAATACCTATTAATGGGAATGACAATATAAATGACTTTCAAAAAAAAGTAAATTAG